In Mycobacteriales bacterium, the sequence GCTTGAGCGCGCCGTTCTCGTTCGCCTTCTCGCGGTGTCCGAAGGCGATGCGGAGGGCGAGGATGCCGATGACGATCGACAGCACGCCCTGGGCGGCGAGCCCGAACCGGGCCAGCCGCTCCGACCAGGCGCTGCTGGCGACCTTCCGGACGGCCTGGGTGCCTGCTGACACGGTTGTGCTCCCTCGCGCGCCCGCGCACCGGACGATCCGGCTGCATCCCCGACGGATGAGCCCGATCAGCTGGTCGACCGGACGCCGACCCTCCTACCCGGTGCGAATCCGGCCTAAGCTCGACGCGTGCCGCGTTACGAGTACCGCTGCCGCGCCTGCGGGGACACCTTCGAGGCGTCCCGCCCGATGGCCGAGTCGGCCGTGCCCGCGCCCTGCCCGGCCGGCCACGACGACACGGTCAAGCTGCTCTCGACGGTCGCGCTGACCGGCCGGCCGACCGCTCCGGTGCCGGCCGCCCGCCCGACCCGGGGCGGCACCTGCTGCGGCGGCTCCTGCTGCGGCAACTGACACGTTGAGCGCGGGGTAGCCGCCCGCCACACTGCCCGGGTGACCGGAGCCGTACGTGTGCCCTGGCGGCGGCCGCTGGCCGGCCGCGATCCCGACGAGGAGCACCGCGCCTCGACCCCGCTGGAGCTGCTGTTCGACCTGAGCTTCGTGGTCGGCGTGGCCTCGGCCGCGGTGGAGCTGCACCACGGGGTGGCCGAGGGCCACGTCGGCGTCTCGGTCGGCCGCTACCTGATGGTGTTCTTCGCGATCTGGTGGGCCTGGATGAACTTCACCTGGTTCGCCTCCGCGTACGACACCGACGACATCGTCTACCGGGTCCTGACCCTGGTCCAGATCGTCGGCGTGCTGGTGCTCGCGGCCGGTGTGCCCGACGCGTTCGAGCGCGAGGACTTCAGGCTCGTGACGATCGGCTACCTGGTCATGCGGGTGCCGCTGGTCGCGCAGTGGTTCCGGGCCGCCCGCGACGACCCGTCCCGCCGTACGGTCGCCCTCCGGTACGGGATCGGCGTCGCGATCGTGCAGGCGTTCTGGGTGCTCCGGCTGGCGCTGCCGGACTCGCTCGGGCTGGTCTCGTTCCTGGTGCTGGTGGCGGTCGACATCGCCGTCCCGCTCTGGGCCGAGCGCGGCGGCCCGATGACCCGCTGGCATCCCGAGCACATCGCCGAGCGGTACGGCCTGTTCACCCTGATCGTGCTGGGCGAGGCGATCCTGGCCGCGACCACCGCGGTGCAGGCGGGCCGGACCGCGCAGGGCGCCTCGGCCGCGCTGCTCGAGGTCGCCGGCGGCGGCATCCTGCTGGTCTTCGCGGTCTGGTGGATCTACTTCGGACACCCGGCCGCCGACCACCTGCGGGAGCAGCCGAACGTCTCGTTCCTCTGGGGGTACGCGCACTACTTCGTCTTCGCCGCCGTCGGCGCGCTCGGGGCCGGGCTGGAGGTGGCGACCGAGTCGGTGCTGCACGAGGCCCACAGCGGCCCGCGTACGGCGGCGTTCGCGGTGGCGATCCCGGTGGCGGTGACGCTGCTGGTGGTCGGCGCGTTGCAGGGCCGGCTCGCGGCCGAGCGTCCGGTGCTGGCGCGGTGCGCGGCCGGCGCGGTGCTGGTGCTGCTGGCCGCGCTGGTGCATCCGCTCGGCCTCGCCGTCCTGCTCATGGGTGTGGCCGGGGTCGTGCTGGTGGCCGCCCAGGTGATCCGGGTAGGAGACGCGCATGGAGCGTGACCTGGTCGAGCCCGAGGGCGTGAACGCCGAGTCGGACGAGGACCCGCCCTGGGAGGACCCGCGGCCCGGCGGCCACCCGGAGCAGGGTCCGCGGGCGGCCGAGCCGGCCGGCGAGGCGCTCGGCGCGCCGCCGGACGGCGACGCCGACGAGGTCTTCGGCACCGAGCCCGCCGCCGGCGGCGAGACCGACCGGAGCTGAGGCCGGGGATCGGGCCGCGGTGGCCCGGACCCCGGCGCTCAGCCCGGGCGGCCTTCTAGCTCGGCAGTGACTGGCCCAGCCGGAGCGCGACGACGTCGTTGTCGTCGGTCCGTCCGGTCCCGATGTGCCGGCCCACGCTGAACGGGTAGTTGTTGTCGTTCACGATCACCAGCGTCCGCCGGTCCTGCACCACGACCGCCTCGATCGTCACGAACGGCATCGCGAACTGACCGGGATCCCCGATCAGGTCACCGGGCTGCGCGAACCGGTCCCGGCGCGCGATCCCGGCCGGGTCGGCGATGTGCAGCAGGTCCGCCACGGGCGTCTTGGTGACGGTGCCGCCGCCGGCCGGCAGCGTCACCGCGAAGACCTCCTTGAGGCCGGTCAGCGTGCCGGTCGAGTTGTCGCGCTCGATGGCGACGCCGCGACCCGGTGCGTACAGCTGGAGGTCCGGGATGCTGATCCCGCCCGGCGCGTACGAGTACGCCCAGGTCGTGCCGGTGTAGGACCGGCTGCGGATGTCGAACTGCGCGATCAGCGCGGTCGTCGTCGCCGGGTTCACCAGCGGCTTCTCCAGCGCCGGGTAGAGGGTCCGCCCGTCCGGCGACATCGCCATGCCCTCGAACCCGCCGCTGGCCTGGACCCGGGCCGGCAGCGTCTGCAGCGTCTGCCGCCAGGGCCAGATCAGCCCGCCCAGCCACGGCGTGTTGCCGCCGACCGGCTGCAGGTTGCCGCCGTCACCGCTGCCGGTGATCGTCGGGTCGGCGAAGATCGGCGAGTCGCCCCAGAGCGCCACGGTCGCGATGTCCGGGTGGTTCTGCTGCGCCAGCAGCAGCGTCCGCCAGTCGAAGGACTGCAGCGTGACCCGGCTCTGCAGGTGGTTGCGGGCGATCAGGCCGTCGTCGATCCGCTCGAACGCCTCGGCCGAGACCGTCCGGGACGCCAGCGCGGGCACCGGGTTGACCTTGGTCTCCACGTTGAAGTGGACCGTACGGGCGTTGGCCGCCTTCGCCGCCGCACCCGCGTCGTGCCGGCCCGGGCCGGTGGAGAACCACCGCGCGTAGAAGGCGGCGAAGTCGAAGAGATCCTGCAGCCTCGGCTTCGTGTACGGGTCGAGGTGGTGGGTCGCCGCGTACGCCGCCGCGACCGGGGACAGCGCCACGTCGTCGCTCTGCCGCGGGAACGCCGGCAGGGTGAGATCGCAGACGAAGTTCCGCTGGATCTGCCGCGCGGTCAGGTCCCGGATGAGGATCTGGCCGGGCAGCGCCGAGCCGTCGGCGTTGCGGCACTTGGCCGGGTCCAGGAACGGGTCGTGGCTGATCACCGGGACGCCGTCGCGGGTGATCCCGGTGTCGGTCTCCATGGTGTTCATCAGGTTGTCCAGCCCGGCCTCGAACGCCGGCAGCGTGTTCTCCGGGCGCAGCCCGCGGCTGCCGCGGTGCCCCTCGGCGTCGAACCTCGTCCGGTCGACCCGCCCGTCGGGCAGCAGGTAGTCGCCGGGCACGCCGTCACCGTTGGCGTCGAACGCCGCCAGCCGCTGGTGCAGCAGGTCGGAGTTGTCGCTGATGATCCCGTCCACGCCCAGCTTGAGCAGCGCGTCGATCGCCTCCGCGGTGTCCGCCGTGTACGGGACGACCTTGAAGCCGGCCGTGTGCAGCGTGGCCACGTTGAGGATCTCGCTGCTCGCCGCCGGTACGCCGGAGCCGGCCGGCGGGTTGGCCCGGCTCGCGATCGCGGTGGCCGGGTTGTTGTCGACGAGCAGGTTGAAGTCGGGCGAGACGATCGGGGTCGCGCCGCCGAACTGCTGCGCGTGCTGCCGCAGCGCGTCCATCACCCGCAGGCTCTGGGCCTCCTCCAGGTCCGGGCTCTGCGGCGAGCGCAGCCCGGGATCGGCGATCGGCGCCTCCAGCAGCCGGCCGCTCCTGGAGAAGTGCAGGATGAACGGCCCGAACTCGTCGCCGATCCAGAACGACCCGTCCGGCGCCTGCTGCAGCGACTCGGGGTCGAAGTCGGCGCCGGTCAGCAGCCGCTGCCGGGTGAAGAAGTTGACGATCGTCCAGGACACCCGGTGGTCGGGGTCGGCCAGGTCGATGTGGTCGACGACCTTCACGCCGTTGGTCTTCGGGCCGGTCAGGTCCGGCCGGATCCGGTAGATCCGCAGCAGCGAGTCGGCGCTGTTCTCCTCGGCGCCGTACCCGTTGTCCATGAGGGCCCAGTAGTCGCCGCGGGTGCCGCGGACCGGGAGCAGGCCGGAGAAGCCCTGCACCGGCTGGTGCGCGAACGGCACCGGCTGCCCGGCGATCGGGCCGGCCCCGATGTACTGCCCGCTCACCGGACCGCCGGCGAACGTCGCCGCCGGCAGCACGGCCCGCCCGATGAGGGTGGCGCTGCCGGGAGCGGGCGGGGCCGCGGCGGCGGGTCCCGCCGTCGCCAGCAGGGTCGCGGCCAGGACAGCCCCGGTGAGGGCGCCCAGCCGGGTGCGCTTTCCAGTCATCGACGTCCCCTTCGACGTGGACAAGTCGTCTTTGTCTAGCGGGCCAGTACGGCAAACGCCATGGGACCAATCCGACATGTGGATGAACAGGCAGGATGGAGGGGTGGAGCTGATGGAACTGATGCCGGCCGAGCCCGATCCGGACGCCGTGTTCGAGGCGTTCGCGCTCTGGGCCAAGGACCGCGGGCTGACGCTCTACCCGGCCCAGGAGGAGGCGCTGATCGAGATCGTCTCCGGCGCCAACGTGATCCTGTCCACCCCGACCGGGTCCGGGAAGAGCCTGGTCGCGGCCGGCGCGCACTTCGCCGCGCTGGCGTCCGGCCGGCGCACCTTCTACACGGCGCCGATCAAGGCCCTGGTGAGCGAGAAGTTCTTCGACCTCTGCGCGATCTTCGGCACCTCGAACGTCGGCATGATGACCGGCGACGCCTCGGTCAACGCGACCGCGCCGATCGTGGCCTGTACGGCCGAGGTGCTGGCCAACATCGCGCTGCGCGACGGCGCCGGATCCGACGTGCTGCAGGTCGTCATGGACGAGTTCCACTTCTACGCCGACCCGGACCGGGGCTGGGCCTGGCAGGTGCCGCTGATCGAGCTGCCGCGGGCGCAGTTCCTGCTCATGTCGGCGACGCTCGGCGACGTCACGCGCTTCGAGGAGGACCTGACCCGCCGCACCGGCCGGGCGACCGCGGTCGTCCACAACGCGGTCCGGCCGGTGCCGCTGTTCTACTCCTACCGGCTGACGCCGCTGCACGAGACGCTGGAGGACCTGCTTTACACCAAGCAGGCCCCGGTGTACGTCGTGCACTTCACCCAGGCCGCCGCGGTCGAGCGGGCGTCCGCCCTGATGAGCGTCAACGTCTCCACCCGGGCCGAGAAGGACGCGATCGCGGCCGAGATCGGCGACTTCCGCTTCACCACCGCGTTCGGCAAGAACCTGTCCCGCTTCGTCCGGCACGGGATCGGCGTGCACCACGCCGGGATGCTGCCGAAGTACCGCCGGCTGGTGGAACGGCTGGCCCAGGCCGGGCTGCTCAAGGTCGTCTGCGGCACCGACACCCTCGGCGTCGGCGTCAACGTGCCGATCCGGACGGTCCTGTTCACCGCACTGTCCAAGTACGACGGGACCCGGACGAGGCTGCTGTCGGCGCGGGAGTTCCACCAGATCGCCGGCCGCGCCGGGCGGGCCGGCTTCGACGTCGCCGGCTCCGTCGTGGTGCAGGCCCCCGAGCACGTCGTGGACAACGAGAAGGCGCTGGCCAAGGCCGGCGACGACCCGAAGAAGCGGCGCAAGGTCGTACGGAAGAAGCCGCCGGAGGGCTCGATCGGCTGGGGCGAGCCGACGTACGAGCGGCTGGTGGCGGCCGACCCGGAACCGCTGACCTCGCAGTTCCGGGTCTCGCACTCGATGCTGCTCAACGTCATCGCCCGGCCCGGGGACGCGTTCACCGCGATGCGGCACCTGCTGGAGGACAACGACTCCGACCGGCCGGCCCAGCGCCGGCTGATCCGGGAGTCGATCGCGATCTACCGCTCGCTGCTGGCCGCCGGGGTGGTCGAGCGACTGTCCACACCGGACCCGACCGGGCGGACGGTGCGGCTGACGGTCGACCTGCAGGACAACTTCGCGCTCAACCAGCCGCTGTCCACGTTCGCGCTGGCCGCTCTCGATCTGCTCGACCGCGAGTCCGAGACGTACGCGCTGGACGCGGTCTCGGTGATCGAGTCCACTCTGGACCAGCCCCGGCAGGTGCTCTCGGCCCAGGAGCACAAGGCCCGGGGCGAGGCGGTCGGGGCGATGAAGGCCGAGGGCATCGAGTACGACGAGCGGATGGAGCTGCTGCAGGAGGTCAGCTACCCCAAGCCGCTGGAGGAGCTGCTGACCGCGGCGTACGGGGCCTACAGGAAGGGCCATCCGTGGGTGGCCGACTACGAGCTGACCCCGAAGTCCGTCGTGCGGGACCTGTACGAACAGGCGATGACGTTCGCCGACTTCGTCCAGCACTACCAGCTGGCGCGGTCGGAGGGGATCGTGCTGCGGTACCTGGCCGGGGCGTACAAGGCGCTGTCCCAGACGGTGCCGGACGAGGCCAAGACCGAGGAGCTGCAGGACGTCATCGCCTGGCTCGGCGAGCTGGTCCGACAGGTCGACTCCAGCCTGCTGGACGAGTGGGAGCAGCTGTCCAACCCGTCCCAGCCGGTGCCGACCGACGGGCAGATCGAGTCGGCGCCGGCCGCGGTCACCGCGAACCTGCGGGCGTTCCGGGTGCTGGTCCGCAACGCGCTGTTCCGCCGGGTCGAGCTGGCCGCCCGCCGGCAGTGGGACGCGCTGGGCGAGCTGGACGCCGAGGACGGCTGGCACTCTCAGCAGTGGGCCGAGGCGATGGCGGACTACTTCGCCGAGCACGACGTGCTGCTCACCGGCGCCGACGCGCGCGGCCCGGCGCTGCTCGTCGTGGACGAGCGGCCGGGCCGCTGGGGCGTACGGCAGATCTTCGACGACCCGGCCGGCAACCACGACTGGGCCATCACCGCCGAGGTCGACCTGGCCGAGTCCGACGACCTCGGCCGGGCCGCGGTCCACGTGACCGCGGTCGACCGCCTCGACAGCTAAGCGTTGCTCTGATCGACGTTCACGCAGGGGCTTCCGTCGCCGACGATGATCGAGGAGACCTTGTTCTTCAGCGCGGCCCCGAAGTTGTCCTTCTCTCCGGCCGCGACGACGCGGGTGGCGCCGTCGATGTCGCAGTTGCGGAGGTCGAAGAAGATGACCGTGTGACCACTTCGGTTCTGGAATGAAGCGGAATTGTTTTCGACCTGCACCAGCCAGCCATTCGCGTTGACCGGCCCGTCATTGAAGAGTTCGTTGGACAGGTTGGCATCGCTGACCCTGAAGTCGCCTCTGGCCCCGGCGAAGTTGCTGTTGAACCAGAGACACACGCGGTCGGCGGGGCAGGCCGCCTGAGTTCCCGAGGCGTTGGCGGCGGGCGCTCCCATCAGGATGTTCGCACCGAATGCGGCAGCGGCGGCGACGATGACGAAGCTGCGGCGAAATCTCACAACGACCTCCTCGAGATGTGTGTGTTCATTCGCGGACCTTCCAGGGTGATCTTGAACATGTCAAGTGTGACCCTGTCCGTCAGTCCTGGCTAGAAGCGGATGCCATCGGCGATCCTGTAGAGCTCGGCCAGCGTGACCGCGGCGTGGGTCGAGGTCAGCTGGACGGACGTGCCGGGGCGGAGCAGGTCGACGTACAGGGTCACGGTGGCGCCGTCGGTGATCACGTGGGTCGGCCGGCCCCGCACCGCCCGCCCGTCGGCCACCGTGCCCGGCACGTCGCCGGTGCGGAAGGCGCGCGGGCTCTGCCGGATCGTCACCGCGGCGCCGTCCGGCACCGCCCCCGGCGTGGTCAGGATCCAGGTGGTGCCGTCGAGATCACCTCGGCCGACCGCCGAGACCACGAAGCCGCTCGGCACGTGCGTGGGCCGGAAGGCCGTGCCGACCGGCTCCGGCCGGTCCAGCTGGAGCGACGCCGCGACCCGCCGGCCGATCGTCGCCAGCATGGCGCCACGCCCCTCGCGGGTGAAATCGACGAACACCTCGATCTCCGCGATCCGCTGATCCGGCAGCCGGACCACCAGCTGGTACGACGAGTCCCGGTGCCCCGCGTCGTTCGCCCACTCCCGGGCCGGCCGGCCGGCGATCGTCAGATCGCGCTGCCGGTAGCCGAACTCGGCCAGCGGCGGGGATCCGCCGGGCGGCGTCAGCTCCGTGCCGGGCCGGACCTGGAGCTGCACGCTGATCTGGGGCTGGTGCGGGACGCTGACCGTGTAGAGGCGGGTCTCCGTGCCGTAGGAGCGCTGCAGCAAGGTGGTCCGGACGGTGCCGGGCGGCAGCCAGGTCGTGCCGAGCGCGATCTGGGTCGCGCTCGGGGTCGCGCTCGGCGACGGAGTGCTGGCCGGGGGAGCGGGGTCCGGGCGATGCTGGTCGACCAGCACGGACGCGCCGATGGCGATCGCCGCGACCGTCGCCGCAGCCGCCAGCACCGGGGCCGTACGGCGGCGCCGGGCCAGCCGCGCGTGCACGTCGGCGAGCACGGCGTCAGGGTCGGGAGCGTCGCCCTCGTGGTCGGCGAACGTCCGGGCCAGGATCTCGTCGGCGTTCATCGCGGCCCCCTCTCGAGGTCGGCTTCGGTGGCGAGATCGAGCCGGAGCGTGCTCAGCGCGCGGGAGGCGTAGCCGCGGACGGTGCCGGCGGAGCAGCCCAGCGCCTCGGCGATCTCGGAGTCGGACAGTCGTTCGTAGTAGCGCAGGACCAGCACGGCGCGCTGCTGGCGCGGCAGCGTGGCCAGCCGGCGCCAGACGTCGTCGCGGTCGACGACCCCGGCGGCGTGGTCGCGGACGGGCTCGCCGTCCACCTCACCGGCCGGGTCCAGCCCGATCCGGCGGACCGCCCAGCGGCGCCGCCAGGACAGGAACGCCCTGGTCACCATCGTGTGGACGTACCGGTCGGGGTGGTCGGCGGCGCTCACCCGGCGCCACTGCGTGTGCGACTTGACGAGCACGTCCTGGACGAGGTCCTGCGCCAGCTCGCGGTCGCCGGTGAGCACCACGGCGTACCGCAGCAGCCTCGGCAGCTCGCGCCGGGCGAAGTCGTCGAACTCCATCAGGCTCACACAGTCTCAGACGTGCCCCGGCCGCGAT encodes:
- a CDS encoding zinc ribbon domain-containing protein → MPRYEYRCRACGDTFEASRPMAESAVPAPCPAGHDDTVKLLSTVALTGRPTAPVPAARPTRGGTCCGGSCCGN
- a CDS encoding low temperature requirement protein A — translated: MTGAVRVPWRRPLAGRDPDEEHRASTPLELLFDLSFVVGVASAAVELHHGVAEGHVGVSVGRYLMVFFAIWWAWMNFTWFASAYDTDDIVYRVLTLVQIVGVLVLAAGVPDAFEREDFRLVTIGYLVMRVPLVAQWFRAARDDPSRRTVALRYGIGVAIVQAFWVLRLALPDSLGLVSFLVLVAVDIAVPLWAERGGPMTRWHPEHIAERYGLFTLIVLGEAILAATTAVQAGRTAQGASAALLEVAGGGILLVFAVWWIYFGHPAADHLREQPNVSFLWGYAHYFVFAAVGALGAGLEVATESVLHEAHSGPRTAAFAVAIPVAVTLLVVGALQGRLAAERPVLARCAAGAVLVLLAALVHPLGLAVLLMGVAGVVLVAAQVIRVGDAHGA
- a CDS encoding esterase-like activity of phytase family protein, whose amino-acid sequence is MTGKRTRLGALTGAVLAATLLATAGPAAAAPPAPGSATLIGRAVLPAATFAGGPVSGQYIGAGPIAGQPVPFAHQPVQGFSGLLPVRGTRGDYWALMDNGYGAEENSADSLLRIYRIRPDLTGPKTNGVKVVDHIDLADPDHRVSWTIVNFFTRQRLLTGADFDPESLQQAPDGSFWIGDEFGPFILHFSRSGRLLEAPIADPGLRSPQSPDLEEAQSLRVMDALRQHAQQFGGATPIVSPDFNLLVDNNPATAIASRANPPAGSGVPAASSEILNVATLHTAGFKVVPYTADTAEAIDALLKLGVDGIISDNSDLLHQRLAAFDANGDGVPGDYLLPDGRVDRTRFDAEGHRGSRGLRPENTLPAFEAGLDNLMNTMETDTGITRDGVPVISHDPFLDPAKCRNADGSALPGQILIRDLTARQIQRNFVCDLTLPAFPRQSDDVALSPVAAAYAATHHLDPYTKPRLQDLFDFAAFYARWFSTGPGRHDAGAAAKAANARTVHFNVETKVNPVPALASRTVSAEAFERIDDGLIARNHLQSRVTLQSFDWRTLLLAQQNHPDIATVALWGDSPIFADPTITGSGDGGNLQPVGGNTPWLGGLIWPWRQTLQTLPARVQASGGFEGMAMSPDGRTLYPALEKPLVNPATTTALIAQFDIRSRSYTGTTWAYSYAPGGISIPDLQLYAPGRGVAIERDNSTGTLTGLKEVFAVTLPAGGGTVTKTPVADLLHIADPAGIARRDRFAQPGDLIGDPGQFAMPFVTIEAVVVQDRRTLVIVNDNNYPFSVGRHIGTGRTDDNDVVALRLGQSLPS
- a CDS encoding DUF3516 domain-containing protein, with translation MELMPAEPDPDAVFEAFALWAKDRGLTLYPAQEEALIEIVSGANVILSTPTGSGKSLVAAGAHFAALASGRRTFYTAPIKALVSEKFFDLCAIFGTSNVGMMTGDASVNATAPIVACTAEVLANIALRDGAGSDVLQVVMDEFHFYADPDRGWAWQVPLIELPRAQFLLMSATLGDVTRFEEDLTRRTGRATAVVHNAVRPVPLFYSYRLTPLHETLEDLLYTKQAPVYVVHFTQAAAVERASALMSVNVSTRAEKDAIAAEIGDFRFTTAFGKNLSRFVRHGIGVHHAGMLPKYRRLVERLAQAGLLKVVCGTDTLGVGVNVPIRTVLFTALSKYDGTRTRLLSAREFHQIAGRAGRAGFDVAGSVVVQAPEHVVDNEKALAKAGDDPKKRRKVVRKKPPEGSIGWGEPTYERLVAADPEPLTSQFRVSHSMLLNVIARPGDAFTAMRHLLEDNDSDRPAQRRLIRESIAIYRSLLAAGVVERLSTPDPTGRTVRLTVDLQDNFALNQPLSTFALAALDLLDRESETYALDAVSVIESTLDQPRQVLSAQEHKARGEAVGAMKAEGIEYDERMELLQEVSYPKPLEELLTAAYGAYRKGHPWVADYELTPKSVVRDLYEQAMTFADFVQHYQLARSEGIVLRYLAGAYKALSQTVPDEAKTEELQDVIAWLGELVRQVDSSLLDEWEQLSNPSQPVPTDGQIESAPAAVTANLRAFRVLVRNALFRRVELAARRQWDALGELDAEDGWHSQQWAEAMADYFAEHDVLLTGADARGPALLVVDERPGRWGVRQIFDDPAGNHDWAITAEVDLAESDDLGRAAVHVTAVDRLDS
- a CDS encoding peptidase inhibitor family I36 protein; amino-acid sequence: MRFRRSFVIVAAAAAFGANILMGAPAANASGTQAACPADRVCLWFNSNFAGARGDFRVSDANLSNELFNDGPVNANGWLVQVENNSASFQNRSGHTVIFFDLRNCDIDGATRVVAAGEKDNFGAALKNKVSSIIVGDGSPCVNVDQSNA
- a CDS encoding SigE family RNA polymerase sigma factor → MEFDDFARRELPRLLRYAVVLTGDRELAQDLVQDVLVKSHTQWRRVSAADHPDRYVHTMVTRAFLSWRRRWAVRRIGLDPAGEVDGEPVRDHAAGVVDRDDVWRRLATLPRQQRAVLVLRYYERLSDSEIAEALGCSAGTVRGYASRALSTLRLDLATEADLERGPR